Part of the Pseudomonas sp. P8_241 genome is shown below.
AAGAACAGGTCAAACAGCGCTGGGAAGAGATCAAGGCCGAGGAGCGTGCCGAGAAGTCTTCAGCACCCGAACAGCTGTCGTTGCTCGATGACGTGCCCGGCGCGTTGCCAGCGCTGTCACGCTCGGCGAAATTGCAGAAACGCGCAGGGCAGGTCGGTTTCGACTGGCCGGACGCCTTGCCGGTGCTGGACAAGGTGCGCGAGGAACTCGATGAAGTCCTCGAAGCCATGTCGGAAAATGATTCCGAGGCCGTAGCCGACGAGATCGGCGACCTGTTGTTTTCGGTGGTCAATCTGGCGCGTCACCTCAAGGTCGATCCGGAAACCGCATTGCGTGGCGCCAACAGCAAGTTCGAGCGACGCTTCCGTTTTATCGAACAGGCATTGCGCGACACCCACCGTCCCATGGAAGATTGCACCCTCGAAGAGTTGGACGCCCTGTGGGGCGAAGCCAAACGTCAGGAAAAGAATATGCCCAGCTGCGGTTGAGCAGTTGCCTAAGTGAGTAATAAGCACCATGAGCATTTCCCTTCGCGACCAGTTGCTCAAAGCAGGGCTGGTCAACCAGAAGCAGGCCAAGCAGGTCAGCAAAGACAAACAGAAGCAGCAGCGTCTGGCCCATAAAGGCCAGGTCGAGCTGGATGACTCGCAGCAGCGCGCAGCCCAGGAAGCCATGGCCGAGAAGGTCAAGCGCGACCAGGAGCTCAATCGCCAGCAGCAAGAGAAGGCTGAGGCCAAGGCCCGTGCCGCGCAGGTCAAGCAATTGATCGAAGTCTCGCGACTGCCGAAGCTGACGACCGAGGATTACTACAACTTCGTTGACGACAAGAAGGTCAAGCGCCTCTGCGTCAACACCCTGATGCGTAACAAGCTCAGCAGCGGCTCGCTGGCTATCGTGCATCATGCCGGGGGTTATGAAGTGATTCCGCGTGAAGCGGCGCTGAAGATCCAGGAGCGCGACCCACAGCGCATTGTGCAATTGAATGTGCAGACCGAAGAGGTCGCTGCCGAGGACGATCCGTACGCGGCGTATCAGATCCCTGATGATCTGATGTGGTAAGCCGTTAACGGCTGCAAAAACGACAAACCCCGCTCATGGCGGGGTTTGTCGTTTTCAATGCTGTGATTACGCGGAGCGCAGCTCGCGCAGTTGCTCAAGAGTTTCCAGTTCGGCCTTGTAGTTCTGCGCATCGGTTTCGGAGTGGAACATCCCCACCAACAGGTCTTGTTGATGGACATCCCAGATACGGATACCGGCGGCTACACCTTCGTGGGATTTATGTGAATCGTCGCGTTCAGTTACTTTTACAGTCATCTGCTAGCTCCAATCTCTGTTATCTGCAGCAAGGCATGTGCAGGACTCTGTTATAGAGTTTGATAGCTTGCTAAGTAAATGACTGAGTTTGGTAAGGGTTTTTTGCAAAAACGGCAACAGTGCTGCAGCCCACGGAATCCGCGACATTCGGTCGCAGGGCGTTTGGTTTCATGACAAATGCTTCATGTTCGGCTTGATGAATTCCCGACTTGAAATGCATACCTGTAGGAGCCCGGCTTGCCGGCGATGGCGTTCTCGAGGACGCCATCGCCAGCAAGCCGGCTCCTACGAAAAGCGATTTGCGATGCCACATTATTCAGTAAAAAAAAACGCCCCGAACCAGTCGGGGCGTTTTTGTGTGCGGCTCAGCGGCAGGGAATTACTTGCCTTCCCAGCGTTTCAGTACCAGCGTGGCGTTGGTGCCACCGAAACCGAAGCTGTTGCTCATCACAGTGTTGATCGTGGCGTTTTCGCGGGTCTTGGTCAGCACCGGCAGGTCGGCCACTTCAGGGTCCAGCTCGTCGATGTTGGCGGAACCGGCAATGAAGTTGCCTTCCATCATCAGCATGCAGTAGATCGCTTCGTGAACGCCGGCGGCGCCCAGGGAGTGACCCGACAGGCTCTTGGTGGAGCTGATGGCCGGAGCCTTGTCGCCGAACACTTCACGCACACCTTTCATTTCCGCGACGTCGCCGACCGGGGTCGAAGTGCCGTGGGTGTTGAGGTAGTCGATCGGGGTATCTACGGTAGACAGCGCCTGCTGCATGCAGCGGATCGCGCCTTCGCCGCTAGGGGCGACCATGTCGTAGCCGTCGGATGTCGCGCCGTATCCAACGATTTCCGCGTAGATCTTGGCGCCACGGGCCAGAGCGTGTTCCAGCTCTTCAACCACGACCATGCCGCCACCGCCGGCGATGACGAAACCGTCACGGTCGGCGTCGTAGGCACGGGAAGCTTGTTCCGGGGTGTCGTTGCGCTTGCTGGACAGGGCGCCCATTGCGTCGAACAGGAACGACTGGCTCCAATGCTCTTCTTCACCGCCACCGGCGAACACGATGTCCTGCTTGCCCATCTGGATCTGTTCCATGGCGGTACCGATGCAGTGAGCACTGGTGGCGCAGGCAGAAGCGATGGAGTAGTTCAGACCCTTGATCTTGAACGGAGTCGCCAGGCAAGCGGAAACGGTGCTGCTCATGGTCCGCGTTACGCGGTATGGGCCGACGCGCTTGACGCCTTTCTCGCGCAGGATGTCCAGCGCTTCCATCTGGTTCAGGGTCGATGCGCCACCGGATCCGGCGATCAGGCCGGTACGCGGGTTGGACACTTGCTCTTCGGTCAGGCCGGAGTCAGTGATGGCGTCTTTCATGGCCAGGTAGGCGTATGCCGCCGCGTGGCCGACGAAGCGATAGATCTTGCGATCGATCAGTTCTTCAAGGTTGAGGTCAATGGAGCCGGAAACCTGGCTACGCAGACCCATTTCAGCATATTCCGGGTTGAACCGGATGCCAGGGCGGCTTGCACGCAGGTTAGCGGAGACGGTCTCTTTGTCATTGCCCAGGCACGAAACAATGCCCAGACCAGTGATAACGACGCGGCGCATGCGAATAACCCTTAGAAGTTGTCAGTTGAGGTAAACACGCCGACCCGGAGGCCTTCGGCGGTGTAGATTTCGCGACCGTCTACGGTCACCGAACCGTCGGCAATGGCCAGGTTCAGCTTGCCCTTGAGGACGCGCTTGATATGAATGTTATAGGTGACTTTCTTGGCGGTCGGCAGAACCTGGCCGAAAAACTTCACTTCGCCCGAACCCAGCGCACGGCCGCGGCCCGGCAAACCTTGCCAGCCCAGGAAGAAACCGACCAATTGCCACATGGCGTCGAGGCCAAGGCAGCCTGGCATCACCGGATCGCCTTCGAAGTGGCAGGCGAAGAACCACAGGTCCGGATTGATATCCAGCTCGGCGACCAATTCACCTTTGCCGTACTTGCCACCCTCTTCGCTGATCAGGGTAATGCGATCGACCATCAGCATGTTCGGGGCGGGCAGTTGCGCGTTACCAGGGCCGAACAACTCACCGCGACTGCAGCGCAGCAGGTCTTCCCGGGTAAAGGCGTTTTGTTTGGTCATGCGAGCTCCTCAATAGTCCCGTGCGGCAGGTGGGGCAAATCTTCCCGGCCGATCGAAGCGTTCATGCCTCGAACCGGCAGCCTACTCATAGACTATTGCGTTGTGGTGAAAGTCACAGCACCAAGGACATGAATGTACACTTGTGCACTGAAATTATTATTCAAGCCCCTTTTCGGGCTTGTCGAGGTGCCTAAGACTGCCGCACTTTCGTCTTTCACGCCAGTCGCAGATGGTCGAAAGGCCTGTACTACTGCACCCAGCGCTGCAAAATTTGATGAAGATCGTTCCGTTTGAAGGGCTTGGCCAGATAATCGTTCATGCCGGCGGACAAACAGGCTTCCCTGTCACCCTGCAGGGCATTGGCGGTCAGGGCAATGATCGGCAGGTCTGTGCAGCCGGGTAGCTTGCGGATTTGTCGTGTGGCCTCGTATCCGTCGATGATTGGCAGCCGGCAATCCATCAGGATCGCTTCGAAAATCAGACTTTCGGCACTGCGAACTGCCTGCGCGCCATCGGCGGCAACGCTGACCTTGAACCCAAGGCTGCGCAGCATGGCTTCGATGACAGTCTGATTGACCGGGTTGTCTTCGACCAACAGCACATTGCGGCCGTCGCCATTACTGTTGCCGGCCGGCGCAAGCTGGACCAGCGTAGGCGGTGTCTGTTGATACAGGGCGAGCGGAATTTCCAGCGTGAATACCGAGCCGAGACCTTCTTCGCTCTGAGCGCGCAACGTTCCGCCCATACGCTCGGCAAGTGTGCGAGCAATCGGCAGGCCCAGGCCCGTTCCACCGTAACGTCGTGAAATGGAGCTGTCAGCCTGCTGAAACGCGTCGAACATCATCTCCAGGCTTTCGGACGGAATGCCGATGCCGCTGTCGCGCACGGTGCAGGTAAACCATAGCAATTCGTGATCCAGCGACTGCCACTGGGTTTCGATGGTGACGCGGCCCTGCTCTGTGAACTTCAGGGCATTGCCGAGCAGATTGACCAGGATCTGACGGATGCGCGTCGGGTCACCCTTGACCTGCAATGTCCGCATGTCTTCGGGAATCACCAGTTGCAGATCGAGGCTGCGTTGCGCCGCGCTGTGCTGAAACGACTGGGCGCAACTGCCGATCAGGTCGCAAAGGCTGAACGGAATGTGCTCCAGCTCCAGTTCCGAGCGTTCGATCCGTGAGAAATCGAGAATGTCGTTGATGACCTTCAACAGGTGTTCGGTCGATTCCGATGCCAGTGCCGCATATTCGACCTGCTCATCGGTCATGTCGGTGGTTTCCAGCAATTGCAGCATGCCCAGCACGCCGTTCATCGGAGTGCGCAATTCATGGCTCATCATGGCGAGAAAGTCGGACTTGGCGTTGTTGGCCTTTTCCGCTTCTTCGCGGGTCTGGATCAACTGCGCCATCGCTTGATGCTGCTCACGGCTGGCCTCTTCGAGGCCGCTGGCGAGGTTGTTGATGTGTTGTGACAGTGCCCCCAGTTCCGTGTCGTCGACGATGGGCAGCGGGGTCCTGTAGTCACCTTTCTGTATTGCCTTGACCGCATTGCCGATATCGCGGATCGGTTGCGACAGGCTACCTGCGAGCCGCCGGGCCAGCACAAAGGTAAACAGCAGGGCGAAAAAAGCCAGAATCGCAGCCTTCAGCAGGATTTCCTGCTGGCGTTGGCTGAATGCATCACTGGACAGGCCGACGATCACCCGGCCCAGATAGTCTTCGGTCGGGACGGGGGGGGGCTTGCTGCCCTGGAAAAAATCATTGTGCATAGCGATTCGCTGCAGGCGCACCGGTGCCTGGAACACTTCAACCTGTTTTGGGCGATTGTGATGTTCGGAGGGTTGTTCGACATAGACCAGAACACGGTTGGCGCTGTCCTGAACTTCCAGAAAGCGCACGTTGGGCGTAGCCAGTGTGGCCTTGAGCAGATTTTCGAGCACTTCGCTGTTGCCGGAAATCACACCGTACTCAGTCGCGGGCGCCAGTTGGTTGGCGATCAACTGGCCGGTGTGGGTGATTTCCTGGCGCAGGTCCTGGATGCGCACGAAGGTAAAGAAGCTGATCAACAACAACGTCAACAACAAGGCAGGGCCAAGGCTGATGAGTTGCGTGCGGGTGTTGATGTCCCAACGGCGACGGAAGGTCACGGGCGGCGTTCTCCTTCTGCCAGCAAAGTTGCGACGAGTACATCGTCGATCTGTTCGATTCCCAATGAGCGAGCGACCTGCGGATTGCTCGAGACCTTGAAACGACTCGGGTAATACGTGCGCGGCCATGTCGACGTCGGCCGATCGAGCAGTTCGTCGAGGATGACCAACCAATCGTGTTGATCACTGTAAGTGCTGGCCAGGCTACCGGCCTTGACGAATGCTGTATTGGGACCGATCAACGCCATTTGCCGTGCATAGCTGCTGAGCAGAACGTTCTTTGCCGT
Proteins encoded:
- the fabB gene encoding beta-ketoacyl-ACP synthase I; the protein is MRRVVITGLGIVSCLGNDKETVSANLRASRPGIRFNPEYAEMGLRSQVSGSIDLNLEELIDRKIYRFVGHAAAYAYLAMKDAITDSGLTEEQVSNPRTGLIAGSGGASTLNQMEALDILREKGVKRVGPYRVTRTMSSTVSACLATPFKIKGLNYSIASACATSAHCIGTAMEQIQMGKQDIVFAGGGEEEHWSQSFLFDAMGALSSKRNDTPEQASRAYDADRDGFVIAGGGGMVVVEELEHALARGAKIYAEIVGYGATSDGYDMVAPSGEGAIRCMQQALSTVDTPIDYLNTHGTSTPVGDVAEMKGVREVFGDKAPAISSTKSLSGHSLGAAGVHEAIYCMLMMEGNFIAGSANIDELDPEVADLPVLTKTRENATINTVMSNSFGFGGTNATLVLKRWEGK
- a CDS encoding ATP-binding protein encodes the protein MTFRRRWDINTRTQLISLGPALLLTLLLISFFTFVRIQDLRQEITHTGQLIANQLAPATEYGVISGNSEVLENLLKATLATPNVRFLEVQDSANRVLVYVEQPSEHHNRPKQVEVFQAPVRLQRIAMHNDFFQGSKPPPVPTEDYLGRVIVGLSSDAFSQRQQEILLKAAILAFFALLFTFVLARRLAGSLSQPIRDIGNAVKAIQKGDYRTPLPIVDDTELGALSQHINNLASGLEEASREQHQAMAQLIQTREEAEKANNAKSDFLAMMSHELRTPMNGVLGMLQLLETTDMTDEQVEYAALASESTEHLLKVINDILDFSRIERSELELEHIPFSLCDLIGSCAQSFQHSAAQRSLDLQLVIPEDMRTLQVKGDPTRIRQILVNLLGNALKFTEQGRVTIETQWQSLDHELLWFTCTVRDSGIGIPSESLEMMFDAFQQADSSISRRYGGTGLGLPIARTLAERMGGTLRAQSEEGLGSVFTLEIPLALYQQTPPTLVQLAPAGNSNGDGRNVLLVEDNPVNQTVIEAMLRSLGFKVSVAADGAQAVRSAESLIFEAILMDCRLPIIDGYEATRQIRKLPGCTDLPIIALTANALQGDREACLSAGMNDYLAKPFKRNDLHQILQRWVQ
- a CDS encoding DUF2058 domain-containing protein, translating into MSISLRDQLLKAGLVNQKQAKQVSKDKQKQQRLAHKGQVELDDSQQRAAQEAMAEKVKRDQELNRQQQEKAEAKARAAQVKQLIEVSRLPKLTTEDYYNFVDDKKVKRLCVNTLMRNKLSSGSLAIVHHAGGYEVIPREAALKIQERDPQRIVQLNVQTEEVAAEDDPYAAYQIPDDLMW
- the fabA gene encoding 3-hydroxyacyl-[acyl-carrier-protein] dehydratase FabA, yielding MTKQNAFTREDLLRCSRGELFGPGNAQLPAPNMLMVDRITLISEEGGKYGKGELVAELDINPDLWFFACHFEGDPVMPGCLGLDAMWQLVGFFLGWQGLPGRGRALGSGEVKFFGQVLPTAKKVTYNIHIKRVLKGKLNLAIADGSVTVDGREIYTAEGLRVGVFTSTDNF
- the mazG gene encoding nucleoside triphosphate pyrophosphohydrolase, giving the protein MYSLADLLHLMNRLRDPQYGCPWDIKQTYATIVPHTLEEAYEVADAIERGDFDHLQGELGDLLFQVVYYSQLAREEGRFEFDGVVDSITRKLIRRHPHVFPTGDLYAPLDVPHLSEEQVKQRWEEIKAEERAEKSSAPEQLSLLDDVPGALPALSRSAKLQKRAGQVGFDWPDALPVLDKVREELDEVLEAMSENDSEAVADEIGDLLFSVVNLARHLKVDPETALRGANSKFERRFRFIEQALRDTHRPMEDCTLEELDALWGEAKRQEKNMPSCG